In the Zingiber officinale cultivar Zhangliang chromosome 5A, Zo_v1.1, whole genome shotgun sequence genome, AGGGAAGAACAGACAAGGCTTCTTCCGTGGAATTACACAGCCGACGGAAATCCGGTGCAGCATGCTGTCCTATCCCTCGTTATAATattcctccttttcttttctaccTTTATTCCCTCCGCTGCTTCTGAGACAAGTCGAACGAAGTTTGCTTCCGACCTTCAGGATCGATGAAGTTGGCCAAGAAGTTCCGGCCACCGGTCGAGCCACGGAGCTTCGGaacgggtttgatcgtcggatgcttcctggtTTCCATGACCTATTTTATGCTGTCGAGGAAGCAAATCGGTTAGCATCTTTTCTTCTCGGAGCTTTGGTTATGGTACTACTATACTCTTAAGGAAGTTTTTCGCCTGACTCTGACTGATTGCGTCTTTGCAGTGAGTTGCTTGCCATCGTTGCTGACTGATGCGGATCCGACGAATTCTGCAGTTCAGAGCAGCGAAGAATTTCATTTTTCAGGTACGATCCATCTTTCAACCATGAAAAAGTTCTTCCAGATTTTGTTTGTTCGTTTTTTTTACTGTTTTGGaacaaattaaacaaaatatTGAAACGAACAAGCAAGGttttagtaaaaataaaattgTCAAAACAGAGTACAATAATTGATTGTAGATCGGCCCCTAGTATCAGTCTCACGTTTTCTTAGAATCGATCCTTGATCATTAAGCCAGGTATATCATGTGCTACGTCCGGAAGCGTAATACAATAATTGAAGATAAACGAACAAAacgtttgaaattaatttagtaaattttcACTGTGTTGTATGTAGATGGAGAGGAGGCAATTGAGACTGGTAAACCAATGTGTGATCGCTCCAGTTTCAGAGTCGATATCTGCGACATGGAAGGCGACGTCAGAATCGTCGGCAGCAATTTGTCCTCTGTTACGCTCATTGCTCCGCCTGCCACAGCCAGCGGCGGCGGTGGAGGAAATTCATCCTGGCAGATGAAGCCGTACCCTCGCAAATACGACTTCTCCGCCATGGCCAAAGTCCGGCCGCTCAACTTCAGCtcgcgccgagaggaagaagccGCCCTCCGATGTGCAGTCAACCACAGTGTCGTCGGCGTCCTCTTCTCCACCGGCGGGCACTGCGGGAACTGCTTCCATGACTACGCCGACGTGCTCATCCCACTCTTCCAAACCGTCTCCCCGTTGAAGGGCCGCGTCCAGTTCATCATCTCCGACTACCAAGGTTGGTGGATGCACAAGTATCGCCCCTACCTCACCAACCTctccgactacgacgtcatcgaTTTCAATTCCGACGACAGAGTGCATTGTTTCCGGCGGTTGATAGTGGGCCTGAGAGCCGAGAGGGACTTAATAATCGATCCGAGTCCTCCTAGCCACTGCTGCTCCATCTCCCACTTCGTCGAACTAACGCGGACCGTCTACTCGCTGGGGCGTGACAGAGCATGGCGGCGGGCGGCGACGGCGGTGGCGTCCGCGACGACTAGGCCGCGGCTCGTGTTCATCGCGCGCGGCGGGACGAGGCGGTTCGTGAACATGGAGGAGTTGATGGCGGCGGCGGAGGACGTGGGTTTCGAGGCCGTGGCGTCGGAGCCGGACTTCTACGACGTGGCCCAGTTCGGGCGCGTGGTGAACTCGGCGGACGTGATGGTGGGCGTGCACGGAGCCGGCCTGACCAACTTCCTCTTCCTCCCCGCCGGCGCCGTGTTGATCCAGGTGGTGCCGCTGGGCAACCTGGAATGGATTTCGCAGCATTTCTACGCGGAGCCCGCCATGGCCAGGAATCTGAGGTACTTGCAGTACAACATAACGCAGGAGGAGAGCACGCTGATGGATTTGTATCCCAGAGATCACGAGGTGTTCAAGGATCCCGACGCCATTCACAAGCAGGGCTGGTTTAAGTTGGGGGACATCTACCTCAAGCAGCAGAATGTGAGGCTCGATGTGCAGAGATTTAGGCCTACGCTGGAGAAGGCCATGGACCTTCTCCATCAAAGGAATTTACACTAGAGCACTGTTTTTCTTCATTAACTATGTTGaaaatcaattaaaacttttCATCTGTTATAAATCaaaactatatattttttaaaaaaagaattagattttttttttgagaaatatatatatatatatatatatatatatatatatatatatatatatattttgaaatacAATAATAGAAACCAGTAAGGGAGAGTAATTATGAATGTGCTTCAGTAACATCGTAAAGGTGACATTTTAATCTAGACAAAGAAGTCGATTCATTCAGGACAGATTTGAGGCGACAATCTGCCCTCAGCTTGGCCTTTGATCAAGAGTCTTAGACACAACTTGACCGAGTCTCACCTCCTAGCTAAGATAAATTTTAGGCCACTGCGTTCATGGGCTCTGAacgcaaacaaacaaaatagtttGTTACCCACAACAAGGTATATACGTTGATATATCTGTACATCAAACTTTCTTAAATGAATTATGGTGCTCTCTCCACTTAAAGAATAACAAATGCAGACTATGCAATTAATGGAGTCTACAGGAAAAAAGCGCATCAATGATTGAAAATTTTTACTGTGATCTCCTAAACCCGGGAAACAAAAGTGGTCATTTTCAGGCATCAGTCGCACGATTGCCGATGGATGTCCAgatttcttgtagtgtgaacaaATGCTCTGCCGGGAAACCAAGTTCTACAACGGTTTCCTGCATCAATCATGAAACAGTCAAGAGACAGTGATTAgagtttattaaaataatttccatattttttgTCAATGCTGCAACTTTCCAATATTCCCTATTTCCAACTGTACATGGagcaaaaaatttattttatttatgttaatttattaaatatttgttttgtttttccaTCGTTTTTCTCTTCTCCGAATTTCCAGAATAGCTGTTTAAGGATACCTTAGCTAATAGCAACAAAATGCATTTAGCAAAGTGGTATACTGCAATAAAACTTAGGCAAAATAAGAGCTGAACCTGAATAAATTAGAATTCCTGATTTAACGGAATAATGCCATTAAGGTTCTTTGAGATTTTCCACCCTTTAGGATAAGCAAGGTGTTTAGCTTCCAATTGTAAACGCCAATGCATAATCCTTGGGCAATCACGAGGAACAGCTTCCATTTGATATTCATCTTCAATTATCTGCTCAAGGAATCCTGTATCCTGCAGCGATATTTAGTAAGTCTGAAAGGCTGAATGACTATTTAGGTAGTTAACAAATGGCAATGCAAATTGTGCAAGTGTAGGATTCAAGCAATAAAAAAACAATGGAGGGGGCTTTAATAAGATTAAAGAGTTGGCATGCTACAGGATGCTATCAAAACACTCATCTTTtgtttattaattttcatttcaaCATCTGACAAACTTAACAGACAAATTTTGCCTATTTGTGCTCAAAATAATACTCAAACTATTGATAATTCAATTCAGTATTGATGTTCAAGTAatagaaagaaacaaaatacagttATCTCTCCATGTCAAACTAAACTCATACGCCATGATGATGAAGATTAAGGGTCACAAGTTATAAAGGGTCAACTTTGACTAAAGAGTAATATAACATTATTATCAAGAACAAACTCACATTTTTTAGCAAGTCAAATACGGGAGAACTGCCCACACATTACCTTGTAATCAGTTAGTCAAATTTTCAGttcaataacttaattaaaaaagtGGAGGGCTTTTAGCAGTTACAGTATAAGGATAAATAAAAGGAGAAACGCAAAGGGAAATAAATTCATAAAAAGATCATTCAAATCGTTTTAGCAAGTAAAGCACCTGAACTACTAACTATGTTTTGTTTTTATACTTCACATTGTGTTTGATGTCTTGGATTGTTCATGTAATCATAGTCTTCACTCTTAATAAAcctttttcttttaccatgttaAGAATTTAGTGACAGTTCTGCTTGCAGCTAAATGCTACAATTAAACATAAAAGAGATGAATACATACTTCAAAATCATCTGTCACGGTATCCAGAAGCCTAATGACATCTTTTGGATGCCAAAGTATGTTGCTGTTGAATGCAAAACCTGACATATCAACAGGAAATCTTTGTAAAGTGGTGTTTTTCTCATTTATGTGCCACCCTACCACTCGGCGTCCATCGCATACTGGTCCTTCTACAGCAATCTTACTTTTGCTTTGAAGAAGCATTGCCACAGGCCAGGTGCCAAATCTCCTGTATAAGCAAATAAATCATTTCCATGAAAAAAAGTTCATGAAAACATATGTTCATTGTTTAGGAGTGAAAGTTAATTGATAGttaattaatcataattaaattaaaatacccAGTAATTTCATATGACTAATTGCACCTGAATGAACAAGACTGCATGACGTCACCAGTAATTTCATTTAAAGGATATTCCACATTGTCCCTTTCTGCCTAAGGTAGATATATTCTTTAGTAGAGTAACAATAACCACAAAGGCAGCAGTCACAAAGATACTAGTACGACtactttacaaatctttctttaACCATGTAGAGTTCATTCTGAGCATATTCTTATCATCCGTAACTCGGAAGCAACTCTCATTTCACCTATATGTATTATTAATTCATTCCTAGCATTTTTCTCTCTCAACTCTCAATTCACCTCGTATGTATTATTAATTCATTCCTAGCCttttcctctctcatttcttgttCTGAATCAAAAACTACTAAAAAATAAGAAAAGGCATAACCCCTCTTAGTGAGATCATGCTCTAATCAGTTGTGTTCAAAAAAGGTGCTTTGATGTGTCgaacaaagggtttaagttaatcTACTTGTAACTATAATATGTGTACATTGTGTAGGGACTTGGCTCGCGGAGCTAGACTTGGTGCTGGCTTGATGGTTCAAAGGTTTGTTGGAGATCAAAGAAGAATGGAATGAGGCATCTGAGGGCCCCCAAGATGACAAGCATCGAGTTGGCAGCTTTGATGGAGCTAGAAACGACAAACTATGAAGATGAATGAGTAACGAATGTCACATGGAACAAATTGAGGATCGGTGCAAATGAGGGACTAACAACCTAATGGGAGATGATCGTGTGGGTGAAGTAAAGCTACAAAAGTAAGCTCTAACATGAGTTGTGAGAGTTGAGTGACTTGTAATTTGCGTTTCAAACAGTACGGACTTAGGAGATGACTCGACAAATAGTTTAGTTGTAATGAACGATCCAGTTGACTGAAGGGTAATCCCAATCAACTGGTATGTTGAGTCAACTTGGGAGTTGACTCAGGCTGATGTACTTTCAAACAGAACCCACTGGTAGTTGAC is a window encoding:
- the LOC121982173 gene encoding alpha-1,3-arabinosyltransferase XAT3-like; translation: MKLAKKFRPPVEPRSFGTGLIVGCFLVSMTYFMLSRKQIVSCLPSLLTDADPTNSAVQSSEEFHFSDGEEAIETGKPMCDRSSFRVDICDMEGDVRIVGSNLSSVTLIAPPATASGGGGGNSSWQMKPYPRKYDFSAMAKVRPLNFSSRREEEAALRCAVNHSVVGVLFSTGGHCGNCFHDYADVLIPLFQTVSPLKGRVQFIISDYQGWWMHKYRPYLTNLSDYDVIDFNSDDRVHCFRRLIVGLRAERDLIIDPSPPSHCCSISHFVELTRTVYSLGRDRAWRRAATAVASATTRPRLVFIARGGTRRFVNMEELMAAAEDVGFEAVASEPDFYDVAQFGRVVNSADVMVGVHGAGLTNFLFLPAGAVLIQVVPLGNLEWISQHFYAEPAMARNLRYLQYNITQEESTLMDLYPRDHEVFKDPDAIHKQGWFKLGDIYLKQQNVRLDVQRFRPTLEKAMDLLHQRNLH